From the genome of Malus sylvestris chromosome 6, drMalSylv7.2, whole genome shotgun sequence, one region includes:
- the LOC126625739 gene encoding homeobox-leucine zipper protein HAT5-like, with protein sequence MAGGRVYGGGSSSGLSALFQNQRGSERLDSLFLSGSSNSSSASFLGSRSMVSFEDVRGGSGSNRSLFRQFEHEDNGDDDLDEYLHQPGKKRRLTADQVQFLEKSFDVENKLEPERKVLLAKDLGLQPRQVAIWFQNRRARWKTKQLEKDYEELQANYNNLKANCESLSKENDKLKAEVTVLSDKLHLKEKERGNSELSDTNRLSQEPPQKPIADTVSEGEVSKVSAVASKQEDLSSGRSDIFDSDSSHYTDGVHSSLLEPGDSSYAFEPEQSDLSQDEEDNFTKSMLPPYIFPKIEDVDYSDTPANSCNYAFPVEDHAFWSWSY encoded by the exons ATGGCCGGTGGGAGGGTCTACGGCGGCGGAAGTTCGTCCGGCCTGAGTGCTTTGTTTCAGAACCAGAGGGGTTCTGAGCGTCTTGATTCTCTATTCCTTTCTGGGTCATCAAATTCTTCGTCTGCTTCTTTTCTCG GTTCAAGATCTATGGTGAGTTTCGAAGATGTTCGTGGAGGAAGTGGATCAAATAGGTCATTGTTCCGCCAGTTTGAGCACGAAGATAACGGGGACGATGACTTGGATGAGTATCTCCATCAACCTGGGAAGAAGAGGCGGCTAACCGCTGATCAAGTCCAGTTTCTCGAAAAAAGCTTTGACGTGGAAAACAAACTGGAACCGGAGAGGAAAGTCCTGCTTGCAAAGGACCTTGGCTTGCAGCCTCGGCAGGTTGCGATATGGTTCCAGAACCGCCGGGCAAGGTGGAAGACAAAACAGCTTGAGAAGGATTATGAGGAGTTGCAAGCCAACTACAATAATCTCAAGGCTAATTGTGAAAGCCTTTCCAAAGAGAACGATAAACTAAAGGCCGAG GTTACTGTCCTCTCAGACAAGCTGCATctcaaagagaaagagaggggaAATTCAGAACTATCTGATACCAACAGATTATCTCAAGAACCGCCGCAGAAGCCAATTGCTGACACGGTCTCTGAAGGCGAAGTATCAAAAGTCTCAGCTGTGGCCTCTAAGCAGGAAGATCTTAGTTCAGGCAGGAGTGATATATTTGATTCAGACAGCTCACACTACACGGATGGAGTTCACTCTTCACTCTTGGAGCCTGGTGATTCTTCGTATGCTTTCGAACCTGAACAATCTGACCTTTCCCAAGATGAAGAAGATAACTTTACCAAAAGCATGCTGCCTCCATACATCTTCCCAAAGATTGAAGATGTTGATTACTCCGATACACCTGCGAATTCATGTAATTACGCATTCCCGGTGGAAGATCATGCCTTTTGGTCCTGGTCTTACTAA
- the LOC126625611 gene encoding uncharacterized protein LOC126625611: MTTGQVQLISVLKACPNFAAAGGSISPCTSPTTLVGPPELKLPTSPPPPPRLHSEYKRAWARTPSAAKSRFRSFGNPFLDIFFHAVGDTPTIRKYLKQLLPFAWSHNPLTTLKVICSLQRSCFTARLFHTAAFWLHQNHPKTLAENVAAFAEPGKFEELLEVLYRNVDVNGEGMRRMVRTREYEYHLELIQEKVDCGGRISSNKRKEMMDMARKAVEMYERDPNYQLLHERVSDLYAECLKSDIQNLKEYEKEKMADVVELRLTTAARWCPSVDSYYDRATLLCESIARKVFLREKCSQGVSVEEEADYGFRVREQLMNEVLEPLRRFMKQCLYDDDFPRERRSHAVKKYWMDIKAGKSKIEASAMRPDEIICHANNRNFEQLADPQWKAMVEEIYLKQGKLKNCLAVCDVSGRMCGHPMNVSLGLGLLVSELSEEPWKGKVFTFSRNPQLLTIQGDDLKSKCVFMRRMDNQDWHGDVDFQKVFDLILDVAANENLKAEQMIKRLYVFTSFQDFDDASVNNWKTDYKAIQRKFKEKGYGDVVPQIVYWDMNDDDLIPWVRYAEQGVSRMSGDCNEFVQFLLDNGVFGPDHVMEAAFSGEQFQSLAVVD, encoded by the coding sequence ATGACGACAGGGCAAGTGCAACTCATCTCCGTTCTCAAAGCGTGCCCAAACTTTGCCGCCGCCGGTGGCAGCATTTCTCCATGCACAAGTCCTACAACTCTTGTTGGTCCTCCAGAGCTCAAACTCCCAACCTCACCACCACCTCCGCCTCGACTTCATTCAGAATACAAACGGGCTTGGGCTCGCACCCCCTCAGCGGCCAAGAGCCGCTTCCGCTCCTTCGGTAACCCCTTCCTTGATATCTTTTTCCATGCCGTAGGAGACACCCCCACCATTCGTAAGTATCTGAAGCAACTGCTTCCGTTCGCCTGGTCCCACAATCCCCTAACCACCCTCAAGGTCATTTGTTCTCTACAAAGGAGCTGTTTCACTGCCAGATTGTTTCACACCGCGGCATTCTGGCTCCACCAGAACCACCCCAAAACCCTAGCAGAAAACGTGGCGGCTTTTGCTGAACCAGGAAAGTTTGAAGAACTTCTCGAGGTTCTGTACCGGAATGTAGATGTAAATGGCGAGGGGATGAGGAGAATGGTGAGGACTCGTGAGTACGAATACCATCTGGAATTGATACAGGAAAAAGTAGACTGCGGCGGGCGTATTAGTAGTAATAAGAGAAAGGAGATGATGGACATGGCCAGGAAGGCTGTTGAGATGTACGAGCGCGACCCGAATTATCAGTTATTACACGAGCGGGTTTCGGATCTTTATGCTGAGTGCTTGAAGTCtgatattcaaaatttgaaagaatATGAGAAGGAAAAGATGGCTGATGTCGTGGAGTTGAGGTTGACCACGGCGGCAAGGTGGTGCCCTTCCGTTGATTCCTACTACGATCGCGCCACTTTGCTCTGCGAGAGCATTGCGAGGAAAGTTTTCCTCCGAGAGAAATGCTCACAAGGAGTTAGTGTTGAGGAGGAGGCTGATTATGGGTTTAGAGTCCGAGAGCAGTTGATGAATGAGGTTTTGGAGCCCTTGAGGAGGTTCATGAAGCAATGCCTCTATGATGATGATTTTCCAAGAGAGAGGAGGTCCCATGCGGTTAAGAAGTACTGGATGGATATCAAAGCCGGTAAGTCCAAGATTGAGGCAAGTGCTATGCGTCCCGATGAGATCATATGCCATGCGAATAACCGCAACTTCGAGCAACTGGCTGACCCTCAGTGGAAGGCAATGGTGGAGGAGATCTATTTAAAGCAGGGCAAGTTGAAGAACTGCTTGGCTGTGTGTGACGTCTCAGGAAGGATGTGTGGGCACCCCATGAATGTATCCTTAGGTTTGGGACTATTGGTGTCTGAACTGAGTGAGGAGCCATGGAAAGGAAAGGTCTTCACTTTCAGTCGAAACCCTCAGCTACTTACGATACAAGGCGATGATCTTAAGTCCAAGTGCGTGTTTATGAGGAGGATGGACAATCAAGACTGGCACGGTGACGTTGATTTTCAGAAGGTGTTTGATTTGATTCTCGATGTGGCTGCGAATGAGAATTTGAAGGCAGAGCAAATGATCAAAAGGCTATATGTCTTCACCAGTTTTCAAGATTTTGATGATGCTTCGGTGAATAATTGGAAGACTGATTACAAGGCAATACAgagaaagtttaaagagaaaggGTACGGGGATGTGGTGCCACAGATAGTGTACTGGGATATGAATGACGACGATCTTATCCCATGGGTGCGCTATGCAGAACAAGGGGTGTCCAGGATGAGTGGGGACTGCAACGAATTTGTCCAGTTCCTTTTGGACAACGGGGTTTTTGGTCCCGACCATGTCATGGAAGCAGCCTTCTCTGGCGAACAATTTCAAAGCTTGGCTGTAGTCGACTGa